One genomic region from Cetobacterium somerae encodes:
- a CDS encoding sodium-dependent transporter gives MEDIKNSVETVLIDDNNRDGFKSKFGFILACIGSAVGMGNIWMFPYRVGQFGGAAFLIPYFTFVLLIGFTGVIGEMTLGRSMGTGPLGAFEKAFKQRGLKGGTIIGLIPVIGSLAIAIGYAIVVGWILRYCVASLSGVIIESQPGPYFGALASDFGSIPWHIAGLLLTFSLMAMGIAGGIEKVNKILMPAFFGLFLFLAIRIYMLPGAEQGYSYLFNPDWSALKDMRTWVFALGQAFFSLSLAGSGTVVYGSYLSKNEDIVNSALNVSFFDTCAAMLAALVVIPAVFAYGLEPGAGPGLMFVTLPTVFQNMPGGQIIAIVFFIAVLFAGVTSLMNLFETPVEALQSRLGLSRLKSIGIVAVVSFIVGVFLEGDGLSPWMDFVSIYIIPLGALLAGLVIYWICKSGFAREQVQIGREKKVGAWFEPVTKYLFCGIAIIVYIMGILYGGIG, from the coding sequence ATGGAAGATATAAAGAATAGTGTAGAAACGGTTTTAATAGATGATAATAATAGAGATGGTTTTAAATCAAAATTTGGATTTATTTTAGCTTGTATTGGTTCAGCAGTTGGAATGGGAAATATTTGGATGTTTCCATATAGAGTTGGGCAATTTGGAGGAGCAGCATTTCTTATTCCGTATTTTACATTTGTTCTTTTAATAGGATTTACAGGAGTAATAGGTGAAATGACACTAGGGCGTTCTATGGGAACTGGCCCACTTGGAGCTTTTGAAAAAGCTTTTAAACAAAGAGGACTAAAAGGAGGAACAATAATAGGATTAATACCTGTTATAGGATCGTTAGCTATAGCCATTGGATATGCTATAGTTGTTGGTTGGATATTAAGGTATTGTGTTGCCTCTCTTTCAGGAGTAATCATTGAATCACAACCAGGTCCTTACTTTGGAGCTTTAGCTTCAGATTTTGGGAGTATACCTTGGCATATAGCAGGTTTATTACTAACTTTTTCATTAATGGCTATGGGAATAGCAGGAGGAATCGAAAAAGTAAATAAAATATTGATGCCAGCATTTTTTGGATTATTTTTATTTTTAGCTATTAGAATATATATGTTACCGGGGGCGGAACAAGGCTATAGCTACTTATTTAATCCAGATTGGTCAGCTCTTAAAGATATGAGAACTTGGGTTTTTGCTTTAGGACAAGCATTTTTTTCCTTATCTTTAGCTGGATCAGGAACTGTTGTTTACGGAAGTTATTTAAGTAAAAATGAAGATATAGTTAATTCAGCTTTAAATGTTTCTTTCTTTGATACATGTGCGGCAATGTTGGCTGCACTTGTAGTTATTCCAGCGGTATTTGCTTATGGACTTGAGCCTGGGGCAGGTCCAGGTCTTATGTTTGTTACTCTTCCTACAGTATTTCAAAATATGCCTGGTGGACAAATAATTGCTATAGTATTTTTTATAGCAGTGTTATTTGCAGGAGTAACTTCTCTTATGAATTTATTTGAAACTCCTGTTGAAGCTTTACAAAGTCGCTTGGGATTATCAAGATTAAAATCTATTGGAATTGTTGCGGTAGTTTCATTTATAGTTGGAGTTTTTCTTGAAGGAGATGGATTATCTCCATGGATGGATTTTGTTTCGATATATATAATTCCATTAGGTGCACTTTTAGCAGGACTTGTAATCTATTGGATTTGTAAATCTGGATTTGCAAGAGAACAAGTACAAATTGGAAGAGAAAAAAAAGTTGGAGCTTGGTTTGAACCAGTAACAAAATATTTATTTTGTGGAATAGCAATAATAGTTTATATTATGGGAATTCTTTATGGAGGAATAGGATAA
- the ade gene encoding adenine deaminase produces MKLQERKELVEVALGKRAADLVLTNGNLINVFTGEIYKANIYIYKEYIANVIPIEEDTFIIGENIVDLKDKYVAPGFIDSHVHIESSHLTPNNFAKVVIPKGTTTIIADPHEIANVLGIDGVKYMIEKSKGLPMNQYFLIPSCVPSVLGLENAGAEFAPNDIKNMFNLERVLGLGEVMDFMGVINQSKRMTKIIDVAIRKGVFVQGHAPGLKGKALAGYICGGPISCHESTDGTEALDKLRKGMFLDARESSISKNIANIVKVIKTIKAPRNLTLCTDDREAGDLLKEGSVNHCAKVAVKAGLDAIDAIKAITLNPAQEYKLDKIGAIAPGYFADIAVLDSIRDFNVVKTFFKGKLVAKDGKLIEEITSKILEVEELNSIHLKNLKLEDFMIKAPIENGELEIEALVYLNKNDLLTERKKLKVKVLNEYVDISDSPELNYVAIINRHKKIDNISLGVVKNFHLKKGAVGTTYSHDSHNLTIIYNNPLEALIISEKIKEIGGGIVVAEKAKVLKELHLPIAGMLSKNSAEVLSDEIKEMNSILKEMGIEAESPITRPSTIALIVIPDVKISDLGLIDVKTQEIIKLFDEHGINNIF; encoded by the coding sequence ATGAAGCTTCAAGAACGTAAAGAGTTGGTAGAGGTTGCCCTAGGAAAAAGAGCAGCTGATTTAGTTTTAACAAATGGAAATCTTATAAATGTTTTTACTGGAGAAATTTATAAAGCAAATATTTATATTTATAAAGAGTATATAGCTAATGTAATACCTATAGAAGAAGATACTTTTATTATAGGAGAAAATATTGTAGATTTAAAAGATAAGTATGTGGCTCCAGGGTTTATTGATTCGCATGTTCATATAGAGAGTAGTCATTTAACTCCTAATAATTTTGCAAAAGTTGTTATACCTAAGGGAACAACGACTATAATTGCTGATCCTCATGAAATCGCAAATGTTTTGGGAATAGATGGAGTAAAATATATGATTGAAAAATCAAAAGGATTACCAATGAATCAATATTTTTTAATTCCTTCTTGTGTTCCTTCTGTATTAGGATTAGAAAATGCAGGAGCTGAATTTGCACCAAATGATATAAAAAATATGTTTAATTTAGAACGAGTTTTAGGACTTGGAGAAGTAATGGATTTTATGGGAGTAATAAATCAAAGCAAAAGAATGACAAAAATAATAGATGTTGCAATAAGAAAGGGAGTTTTTGTACAGGGGCACGCTCCTGGTCTAAAAGGTAAAGCTTTAGCAGGTTATATTTGTGGGGGACCAATATCATGTCATGAATCTACAGATGGAACAGAAGCTTTAGATAAGTTGAGAAAAGGGATGTTTTTAGATGCGAGAGAAAGTTCAATTTCTAAAAATATAGCAAACATAGTAAAAGTAATAAAAACAATAAAAGCACCTAGAAATTTAACTCTATGTACTGATGATAGAGAGGCTGGAGATCTTTTAAAAGAAGGAAGTGTTAATCATTGTGCAAAGGTAGCTGTAAAAGCCGGATTAGATGCTATAGATGCAATAAAAGCAATAACTTTGAATCCTGCTCAAGAATACAAATTGGATAAAATAGGAGCTATTGCACCAGGTTATTTTGCAGATATAGCAGTATTAGATAGTATTAGGGATTTTAATGTGGTAAAAACTTTTTTTAAAGGAAAGTTAGTAGCAAAAGATGGAAAGCTAATAGAAGAAATTACTTCTAAAATTTTAGAAGTAGAAGAGTTAAATAGCATTCATTTAAAAAATCTTAAATTAGAAGATTTTATGATAAAAGCTCCAATAGAAAATGGAGAGCTCGAAATAGAAGCTCTTGTTTATTTAAATAAAAATGATTTATTAACAGAAAGAAAAAAATTGAAAGTAAAAGTTTTAAATGAGTATGTTGATATTTCAGATTCTCCAGAATTAAATTATGTTGCGATAATAAATAGGCATAAGAAGATTGATAATATCTCACTTGGAGTAGTAAAAAATTTTCATTTAAAAAAAGGAGCAGTAGGAACAACCTATTCCCACGATAGTCATAATTTAACAATTATATATAATAATCCATTGGAAGCACTAATAATATCTGAAAAAATAAAAGAAATAGGAGGTGGTATTGTAGTTGCAGAGAAAGCAAAGGTTTTAAAAGAATTACATTTACCAATAGCAGGAATGTTATCTAAAAATTCAGCAGAAGTTTTATCAGATGAAATAAAAGAAATGAATTCTATTTTAAAAGAAATGGGAATAGAGGCTGAGTCACCTATAACTAGACCTAGTACAATTGCATTGATAGTTATACCAGATGTAAAAATAAGTGATTTGGGCTTAATTGATGTAAAAACTCAAGAAATTATAAAGTTATTTGATGAACACGGTATAAATAATATATTTTAA
- a CDS encoding DsrE family protein: MIVKAVFDINQEERWSVLIGNLKNVVNGIRELGSEYCLEVVIMGTAINGIKKLSGILKKEELEELVEKNVIFSVCNNTMKKYNVKKEDLYDFIKVVPAGVIELILKQQDGYSYIKP; encoded by the coding sequence ATGATAGTTAAAGCAGTTTTTGATATTAATCAAGAAGAGCGTTGGTCTGTTCTTATAGGAAATTTAAAAAATGTAGTTAATGGAATAAGAGAGTTAGGTTCGGAATATTGTTTAGAAGTAGTTATTATGGGGACAGCTATTAATGGTATAAAAAAATTATCAGGTATATTAAAAAAAGAGGAACTGGAAGAATTAGTTGAAAAAAATGTAATATTTTCAGTTTGTAATAACACAATGAAAAAATATAATGTAAAAAAGGAAGATCTTTATGATTTTATAAAAGTTGTTCCTGCAGGTGTAATAGAGTTAATTTTGAAGCAACAAGATGGGTATAGTTATATAAAACCTTAA
- a CDS encoding HAD-IIA family hydrolase, producing the protein MKQYKGYLFDIDGTILLGNTLIPGAKEKIEELRKNGKKISFFTNNSSKNPKKYVEKFKEFGIESELNEIITAGMVLLSHIEKNYSDKKVYIIGTEEYKDLYRNKGIQVVNEISDFNNHNIDILIIALDTELDFKKLETACQLLKKDIKYFAANEDLVYPIENKVYLPDCKAICNMIEVCTGKQPIYFGKPNFIMLEYALEKLGLDKKDIVIVGDRLYTDIACGNINNCDTILVLSGEATGNEINTIYKPSYILDSINYL; encoded by the coding sequence ATGAAACAATATAAGGGATATCTTTTTGATATCGATGGTACAATCTTACTTGGAAACACTCTGATTCCAGGTGCAAAAGAAAAAATAGAAGAGTTAAGAAAGAATGGAAAAAAAATAAGTTTTTTTACAAATAATTCATCAAAAAATCCTAAAAAATATGTTGAAAAGTTTAAAGAGTTTGGAATTGAGTCTGAATTAAATGAAATAATAACTGCAGGAATGGTTTTACTATCACATATTGAAAAAAATTATAGTGATAAAAAAGTTTATATCATTGGAACTGAAGAATATAAAGATTTATATAGAAATAAAGGAATACAAGTTGTAAATGAGATATCTGATTTTAATAATCACAATATTGATATATTAATTATCGCTTTAGATACAGAGTTAGATTTTAAAAAACTTGAAACTGCTTGTCAATTATTAAAAAAAGATATTAAATACTTTGCTGCTAATGAAGATTTAGTTTATCCGATTGAAAATAAAGTTTATCTTCCAGATTGCAAAGCAATTTGCAATATGATCGAAGTTTGTACTGGAAAGCAACCAATCTATTTTGGAAAACCTAATTTTATAATGCTAGAATATGCTCTTGAAAAGTTAGGATTGGATAAAAAAGATATTGTTATTGTAGGAGATCGATTATATACAGACATAGCCTGTGGAAATATAAACAATTGTGATACAATCTTAGTTTTAAGTGGTGAAGCTACCGGAAATGAAATTAACACCATATATAAACCCAGTTATATTTTAGATAGTATTAACTATCTTTAA
- a CDS encoding TIM barrel protein, whose translation MKNNIFVSDLIFYNNTKEETLNFIEMYDLKNLEFFLEPRDFNHTEKFNFLIKHAKLENVSFHGPYRFFNIDCSNILWEELKLNFVEALICCKKNNGEFLVLHTNEAKRKDSSKKEIEKKLDELLLLGKEIGVQILVENVGIGKNMIYSQKEFEKLVLQKNLKVLIDIGHLLANKWNLDEVLETLKNNIIAYHIHSNDGEKDLHQSIFHGIFNGVEILKKILLETPNSKLVLEYSPTTDKKILLDDLKRIKEIQI comes from the coding sequence ATGAAAAATAATATATTTGTAAGTGATCTTATATTTTATAATAACACAAAAGAAGAAACACTTAACTTTATTGAAATGTATGATTTAAAAAATTTAGAATTTTTTTTAGAACCTAGAGATTTTAATCATACAGAAAAATTTAATTTTTTAATTAAACATGCGAAATTAGAAAATGTATCTTTTCATGGTCCCTATAGATTCTTTAATATTGATTGTAGCAATATCTTGTGGGAAGAACTTAAACTAAACTTTGTTGAAGCTTTAATTTGTTGTAAAAAAAATAATGGTGAATTTCTTGTTCTTCATACAAATGAAGCTAAAAGAAAAGACAGTTCTAAAAAAGAGATTGAAAAAAAGTTAGATGAATTATTACTTTTAGGAAAAGAAATCGGAGTTCAAATACTAGTTGAAAATGTTGGTATTGGAAAAAATATGATTTACTCTCAAAAAGAATTTGAAAAATTAGTTCTACAAAAAAATCTTAAAGTTTTAATTGATATTGGTCATCTATTAGCTAATAAATGGAATTTAGATGAAGTTTTAGAAACTTTAAAAAATAATATTATAGCATATCATATTCACAGTAATGATGGCGAAAAGGATCTTCATCAGTCTATTTTTCATGGTATATTTAATGGTGTCGAAATTTTAAAAAAAATCCTTTTAGAAACCCCAAATAGCAAATTAGTTTTGGAATATTCCCCAACAACAGATAAAAAAATACTTTTAGATGATTTAAAAAGAATAAAGGAGATACAAATTTAA
- a CDS encoding ABC transporter substrate-binding protein: MKKNILKGIILGSLFLVGCEKEEKTIISNKPIEIEYWHVASESFGGGTIKELVKNFNEKNSDIKVIEKFNPDMYKGLTQNLQVAVAARKKPAIVQMGYSYLNYANDNFDYVTAQEIIEKYFPEDKNYLNNSFLSNILELGQVNGKQVGIPYSISNPIMYINSDLMNEAGIDIANTPKDWETVRKYSEIIKEKTGNMGLFVQEYADNWAQQALIEGNGGKILIEKDGKTIPTFASKEASEAYQYLADMVQDNIALHASNDEGFQTFLNGKLGMVITTIGKRDNFESTANFKIIGEKFPLFNGKERRLPAGGNMLMIMTDNSEEQKASWKFMKYLLEEEASEKWTKGTGYLPSAIQNENSGIAKFLNENQLMRVANEQLTDMGKWASFSGTNALQAEQLLIDVRDVILSGEKKAEQALKEVEEKITNLIK; encoded by the coding sequence TTGAAGAAAAATATTTTAAAAGGAATTATTTTAGGGAGTCTATTTTTAGTAGGATGTGAAAAAGAAGAAAAAACTATAATATCAAATAAGCCTATTGAAATTGAATATTGGCATGTTGCATCTGAAAGTTTTGGAGGTGGGACAATAAAAGAACTCGTTAAAAATTTTAATGAAAAAAATTCTGATATAAAAGTTATAGAAAAATTCAATCCTGATATGTATAAAGGATTGACACAAAATTTACAAGTAGCTGTAGCTGCTAGAAAGAAACCTGCCATTGTTCAAATGGGGTATTCATATTTAAATTATGCAAATGATAATTTTGATTACGTAACAGCTCAAGAAATTATAGAAAAATATTTTCCTGAAGATAAAAATTATTTAAATAATAGTTTTTTATCAAATATATTAGAACTTGGGCAAGTTAATGGAAAACAAGTTGGAATTCCATACTCAATAAGCAATCCTATCATGTATATTAATTCAGATCTTATGAATGAAGCTGGAATAGATATAGCAAATACTCCTAAAGATTGGGAAACTGTTCGTAAATATTCAGAAATAATAAAAGAAAAAACAGGAAATATGGGATTATTTGTTCAAGAGTATGCTGATAATTGGGCTCAACAAGCTTTAATTGAGGGAAATGGAGGTAAAATTTTGATAGAAAAAGATGGAAAAACTATTCCAACATTTGCCTCTAAAGAAGCTTCTGAAGCATATCAATACTTAGCTGATATGGTTCAGGACAATATAGCTTTACATGCTTCTAATGATGAAGGATTTCAAACATTTTTAAATGGTAAACTTGGAATGGTTATAACTACAATTGGAAAAAGGGATAATTTTGAATCAACAGCTAACTTTAAAATAATCGGTGAAAAATTCCCTTTATTTAATGGAAAAGAAAGAAGATTACCTGCTGGTGGAAATATGTTAATGATTATGACAGATAATTCTGAAGAACAAAAAGCTTCTTGGAAATTTATGAAATATTTATTGGAAGAAGAAGCTTCTGAGAAATGGACTAAAGGAACTGGTTATTTACCATCTGCTATCCAAAATGAAAATAGCGGTATTGCAAAATTTTTAAATGAAAATCAACTTATGAGAGTAGCTAATGAGCAACTTACAGATATGGGGAAATGGGCTAGTTTCTCAGGAACTAACGCACTTCAAGCAGAACAATTATTAATCGATGTTAGAGATGTTATTTTAAGTGGTGAAAAAAAAGCAGAGCAAGCTTTAAAAGAAGTTGAAGAAAAAATAACAAACTTAATTAAATAA
- a CDS encoding ABC transporter ATP-binding protein yields MNEIKFKNVSKSYGDTKIVNSLNLTINAGERLVLLGPSGCGKSTTLRMIAGLEEITSGDILFGDKRINDIEAGDRDIAMVFQNYALYPHLTVWDNIIFGLKMNGVDKTEINTRTTEVIKILNLQGLEKRYPKELSGGQRQRVALGRAAVKNSDFFLLDEPLSNLDVQLRNSSREELIKLHEINRPTFIYVTHDQIEAMTIGHRIAILNKGDLQQIDTPEEVYNNPANIFVAKFIGTPPMNILIGKIANKKLYINDKCIFNNENVIPNLNNRNLIYVGIRPEHILVHTEDAFDRIQGEVTRVENYGNQKCVSVSIGNENIKASIKNDQDIKKNQKIYLEIDITKCSYFDIKTEKNLKVEG; encoded by the coding sequence ATGAACGAAATTAAATTTAAAAATGTATCAAAAAGTTATGGAGATACAAAAATTGTAAATAGTTTAAACTTAACAATAAATGCTGGAGAAAGATTAGTCTTATTGGGTCCATCTGGATGTGGTAAAAGTACAACTTTAAGAATGATTGCTGGCTTAGAAGAGATTACATCAGGAGATATATTATTTGGGGATAAAAGAATCAACGATATAGAAGCTGGTGATAGAGATATTGCAATGGTATTTCAAAACTATGCCCTATATCCTCATCTTACGGTATGGGATAATATAATATTCGGTTTAAAGATGAATGGAGTAGATAAAACTGAAATCAATACAAGAACAACTGAGGTCATAAAAATATTAAATCTTCAAGGATTAGAAAAAAGGTATCCTAAAGAATTATCTGGAGGACAAAGACAAAGAGTAGCTCTTGGTCGTGCTGCTGTAAAAAATTCTGATTTTTTCTTACTAGATGAACCTTTATCAAATTTAGATGTTCAACTTAGAAACTCATCTAGAGAAGAGCTTATAAAGCTACACGAAATAAATAGACCTACATTTATTTATGTTACTCATGATCAAATTGAAGCTATGACAATTGGTCATAGAATAGCAATTTTAAATAAAGGAGACTTACAGCAAATAGACACCCCTGAAGAAGTTTACAATAATCCAGCAAATATATTTGTAGCAAAATTTATTGGAACTCCGCCTATGAATATTTTGATAGGTAAAATTGCTAATAAAAAACTTTATATAAATGATAAGTGTATATTCAATAATGAAAATGTAATCCCTAATTTAAATAACAGAAACTTAATATATGTTGGTATTAGACCTGAACATATTTTAGTTCACACTGAAGATGCTTTTGATAGAATTCAAGGAGAAGTAACAAGAGTCGAAAACTATGGAAATCAAAAATGTGTCTCAGTTTCTATTGGAAATGAAAATATTAAAGCATCTATTAAAAATGACCAAGATATTAAAAAAAATCAAAAGATTTATTTAGAAATTGATATAACAAAATGTAGCTATTTTGATATTAAAACAGAGAAAAATTTAAAGGTGGAGGGATAA
- a CDS encoding carbohydrate ABC transporter permease gives MKIKESKWHILFLLIIGVQIFPLIYMLSISFKSMDQIFADPLSIIPKVITSRNYTYIFENVDILRYIWNTFFISAAITFGKIITSILAGYILTFKNFKGKKILIFLILGTLFVPFTVTMIPNYLMISEIGLLNSSLGVILPQLADGMGIFMIIQNMKGIPKSILEVTKLDKIKETKVLYHIILPMIKNSIISMGILFFINSWNEYFWPLLILSEKKNYTLSLALQMFISSEGGNDWGVTMAIAALTIIFPIIMYAFFQKKIMTSFVKSGVKG, from the coding sequence ATGAAAATTAAAGAAAGTAAGTGGCATATCTTATTTTTACTAATTATAGGAGTTCAAATTTTTCCTCTTATATATATGTTATCAATCTCTTTTAAAAGCATGGATCAAATTTTTGCAGATCCTTTAAGCATAATTCCTAAAGTTATAACATCTAGAAATTATACTTATATATTTGAAAATGTAGATATTTTAAGATATATATGGAATACATTTTTTATATCTGCTGCTATAACTTTTGGAAAAATTATCACGAGTATTTTAGCTGGGTATATTTTAACTTTTAAAAATTTTAAAGGCAAAAAAATCTTAATTTTTCTAATTTTAGGAACTCTATTTGTTCCTTTTACAGTAACTATGATACCTAATTATCTTATGATTTCTGAGATTGGACTTTTAAATTCAAGCTTAGGAGTTATTCTTCCTCAATTAGCTGATGGAATGGGAATATTTATGATTATACAAAATATGAAAGGAATCCCTAAATCTATTCTCGAAGTAACTAAATTAGATAAAATTAAAGAAACTAAAGTCTTATATCATATTATTTTACCAATGATTAAAAATTCTATTATATCTATGGGAATACTATTTTTTATAAACTCATGGAATGAGTATTTTTGGCCTTTATTAATTTTAAGTGAAAAGAAAAACTACACACTATCTTTAGCTCTTCAGATGTTTATAAGTTCTGAAGGTGGAAATGATTGGGGTGTAACAATGGCAATTGCAGCATTAACAATTATTTTTCCAATTATTATGTATGCATTCTTCCAGAAAAAAATAATGACAAGTTTTGTAAAATCAGGAGTAAAAGGATAG
- a CDS encoding carbohydrate ABC transporter permease codes for MKKKETLLAVAFLMPALTIFTIFIFYPICKTFYLSFFQWNMISKNKKFIGLENYIDILTEDSVHKSLINTLIYIGLLIIFNFILPYIIAYILAFLVNKFKGFYRTMFFFPSIISLVVASLVFVWVFNPMIGPISKIYELLNLKPQFWLKTNGLVMVLITLITAWKIFGYNLILLLAGILEVPTELIENAKLDKVSNLQIFLYIVIPMTSSTALYVIVMTIVYGLQQVFVPINVLTQGGPNNGSTNLVYSIYQYAFTFFQTGRASALSVITMLFFFILISIKIKVLEKGVYYEN; via the coding sequence ATGAAAAAAAAGGAAACACTTTTAGCAGTAGCATTTCTAATGCCCGCTTTAACCATTTTTACCATTTTTATTTTTTATCCCATTTGTAAAACTTTCTATTTAAGTTTTTTTCAATGGAATATGATTAGTAAAAATAAAAAATTTATTGGACTTGAAAATTATATAGATATATTAACAGAAGATAGTGTCCATAAGTCTTTAATAAATACGCTTATATATATAGGTTTATTGATTATATTTAACTTTATACTTCCATATATTATTGCTTATATTTTAGCATTTTTAGTGAATAAATTTAAAGGATTCTATCGAACTATGTTCTTTTTTCCCAGCATAATTTCGTTAGTTGTAGCCTCACTAGTCTTTGTATGGGTATTTAATCCTATGATAGGACCTATATCAAAAATTTATGAGCTCTTAAATTTAAAACCTCAATTTTGGTTAAAAACTAATGGTCTCGTAATGGTTTTAATAACTCTTATTACTGCTTGGAAAATTTTTGGTTATAATTTAATTCTTTTATTAGCTGGAATACTCGAAGTTCCTACTGAACTTATAGAAAATGCTAAACTTGATAAAGTTTCAAATTTACAAATATTTTTATACATTGTTATTCCAATGACATCATCAACTGCACTGTATGTTATCGTTATGACAATTGTATACGGATTACAGCAGGTGTTTGTCCCCATAAATGTTTTAACTCAAGGTGGGCCAAATAATGGTAGTACAAACCTTGTATATAGTATTTATCAATATGCATTTACATTTTTTCAAACAGGAAGAGCTTCAGCACTTTCTGTTATAACAATGCTTTTCTTCTTTATATTAATTTCTATAAAGATTAAAGTTTTAGAAAAAGGAGTTTACTATGAAAATTAA
- a CDS encoding carbohydrate ABC transporter permease, which yields MKKEQNLTGILFSIPSLIILITFYIFPLMKTVLYSFSFTDAKGQIVEFAGIENFYELFTDSTFHQSILVTLKFSLITVLFSMIISLFLAIICNEKLKGIKLFRIIFSSSMGVSVSASSSIVLFLFHPSVGLINDILSLFGVLPINWFTSSTYAIWAISFATIWMNIGFGFLVLTAGLQNISQEIDESCEIDGVDYFTKLFKVTIPLLSPSLFYLLITTTLKAFQSFGQVDMLTGGGPANSTNFIVYSIYKTAFSNYRFDYASAQGLFLLILITIIMVIKFKLERKVHYQ from the coding sequence ATGAAAAAAGAACAAAATTTAACAGGAATTTTATTTTCAATACCATCATTAATAATACTAATAACATTTTATATTTTTCCATTAATGAAAACCGTTTTATATTCTTTTTCATTTACTGATGCAAAAGGACAAATAGTAGAATTTGCAGGAATTGAAAATTTTTATGAACTATTTACAGATTCAACATTTCATCAAAGTATTTTAGTAACTTTAAAATTTTCATTAATAACAGTTTTATTTAGCATGATAATATCTTTATTTTTAGCAATAATATGCAATGAAAAATTAAAGGGGATAAAGTTATTTCGAATTATCTTTTCATCAAGTATGGGAGTATCAGTATCCGCAAGTTCAAGTATAGTTTTATTTTTATTTCATCCAAGTGTTGGATTAATAAATGATATATTAAGTTTATTTGGAGTTTTACCGATAAATTGGTTTACAAGTTCAACCTACGCTATTTGGGCAATATCTTTTGCCACAATATGGATGAATATAGGATTTGGGTTTTTAGTTTTAACAGCTGGATTGCAAAATATAAGTCAAGAGATAGATGAAAGTTGTGAAATTGATGGAGTAGATTATTTTACAAAACTTTTTAAAGTAACTATTCCATTATTGAGTCCAAGTTTATTTTATTTGTTAATCACAACGACTTTAAAAGCTTTTCAAAGTTTTGGTCAAGTAGATATGTTAACTGGTGGTGGACCTGCAAACTCAACTAATTTTATAGTTTACAGTATATATAAAACAGCATTTAGTAACTATAGATTTGATTACGCTAGTGCTCAGGGATTATTTTTACTTATTTTAATTACAATAATAATGGTAATTAAATTCAAATTAGAGAGGAAGGTGCACTATCAATAA